The DNA region GTAGCGTCGGGGCACAGCGAGCCGACATCAGCCATGGTACGGCCGAGCCCACTCCCCCCGTGCGTCATGAACGGGACAACGGTCTTGCCGGGCAGGGGGTATTCGGAAAGGAAGGAAATGACCGGGGTGGCTATGGTGCCCCACCAGCGCGGGGACCCCAGGAAGACCACGTCATACGAGGCCATGTTCTCGATCTTTGTCGTCAGCGGCGGCTTATAGCCGGACTCCAACTCTTTCTTGGCCTGGCTCGCAGTGGCCGGATACTCCTCGGGATACGGATCCACCGTATGAATCCGGACAATATCGCCCCCGACCATCTCATGGATATATTCGGCCATGACGTGTGTATTGCCGGTGCGGGAGAAATACACGACCAGGACGTTTTTGCCTTGAAGTCTGGTGGACGCAGCATGGGCCAGAGACAGCCGGGAGAACGCAGGCGCGGCAATGCCGGCCAAAAGACCGGCGATGGTTCTTTTCAGCATGCTTCTTCTTGAAGAATTGATGGGCCCGGTTCCTTTAACGAACCTGATCATATTATTATCTCCTATTCACGCGCATCACGATTTGGCCAACGATTGACAAACTGTCTCCAAGGGCACGCCAACGACTGCGGATTCGCCGGATTCGCTTGCACCGGCTTGCAGGATTTCGCTCCGGACTCCTGTGTCCAGGGCGAGTAATCATCCGAACAATCAGCCGCCGCCATGATCGTGGCTGCATCCATGGTGCTGCCGAATCTTCCAGGCGCTGCATCGTTCACGACGGTTTTCCGGAGCCGAACCCCATGCAGATTGCGAACAGCGCTGGTTTCTTCCTATATTGCTTTTTAGAGCAGAGGGGCCGTCAATTAGTAGACCGATCCTGCGATTTTTTTGCCTGATCGTCCGGGGCTCTTTTTTCTCAACCGTGATCGCCTTTTCCTGCCGACAGAGACTGGCGCATAGACTGATTCTCTTGAATTCTTGTCTGATTATCCGATCGGCCCGATAAATATGTTGTCTGAATACGAGGAGGGCTTATATTACGGCCGTGAAAGGAGGCTTCAATGAGCAACCATGAGAATACCCTGGCGCGCGACGACCTGAGTCTCTCGCGTGGAGCGCTGGCTGAGCGGATAGCACGATGGACCGAGCAGCAAGCACCCCTGGAAACCGAGGTCCCGGGATTGATGCTGATGCATTACGAAGAGCCGACAGAGCCGATGAGCTACATGCACGAGCCGAGCATCTGTCTGGTTGCCCAGGGGGCCAAACGTGTGCTGCTCGGCGATGAAGAGTACATCTATGACGCCAACCAGTACCTGATTACGTCCGTGGGTCTGCCGGTGGTGGCGAATGTTGTCGAAGCGAGCAGGGAGGTGCCGCTCCTCGGCCTTGTGCTGAAGATTGACCTGCGCGCCGTGACCCAGCTGATGGTGGACAGCAACCTGCCAATATCCCGCACGCAACAGACCGGCCGGGGCATGGCCGTCAGCGAGGTTTCAAAATCCCTGCTCGACGTGCTGTTGCGGTTGCTGGACCTGCTTGACGAACCGGAAAGCATACCGATTCTCGCGCCGATGTTGCAGCGGGAAATCGCGTATCGTCTCCTGATCGGCGAACAGGGCGCCCGGCTACGGCAAATCGCGGCGGCAGGGAGCCACAGCCATCAGATCGCGCGCGCCATCGACTGGTTGAAGGAAAACTACACGCAGCAGTTAAGGGTGGAGGGCCTGGCGAAACAGGCCGGTATGAGCACCTCGAC from Oceanidesulfovibrio marinus includes:
- a CDS encoding flavodoxin, encoding MLKRTIAGLLAGIAAPAFSRLSLAHAASTRLQGKNVLVVYFSRTGNTHVMAEYIHEMVGGDIVRIHTVDPYPEEYPATASQAKKELESGYKPPLTTKIENMASYDVVFLGSPRWWGTIATPVISFLSEYPLPGKTVVPFMTHGGSGLGRTMADVGSLCPDATIEQGLAIRGDAIRSSREEVFDWLQTLGMA
- a CDS encoding AraC family transcriptional regulator, whose amino-acid sequence is MSNHENTLARDDLSLSRGALAERIARWTEQQAPLETEVPGLMLMHYEEPTEPMSYMHEPSICLVAQGAKRVLLGDEEYIYDANQYLITSVGLPVVANVVEASREVPLLGLVLKIDLRAVTQLMVDSNLPISRTQQTGRGMAVSEVSKSLLDVLLRLLDLLDEPESIPILAPMLQREIAYRLLIGEQGARLRQIAAAGSHSHQIARAIDWLKENYTQQLRVEGLAKQAGMSTSTFHHHFRSVTAMSPLQFQKWIRLHEARRLMLMDHLDATSAALQVGYESPSQFSREYSRLFGAPPLRDIKRLHQTVQPNAGEMGA